One Moorella sp. E308F DNA segment encodes these proteins:
- the cydD gene encoding thiol reductant ABC exporter subunit CydD, translated as MLLERNLLGEARRVRWHLAVTIGLGLAAGLLAILQAGYLARVVNGVFLEGQDLRGVWHWLMALLGIIFLRAGLAWGVEVAAHRAAARIKYDLRRRLVGHILAVGPLPLKDEHTGELVNVLVEGIEDLEAYFARYLPQLALAALVPLMVLGFVFPLDLFSGLLLLFTAPLLPLFMFLIGNRAEALTQQQWQTLSSLSGHFLDVLQGLTTLKIFGRSKEQAEVLARLSDRFRSTTLGVLRVAFLSALVLELVATISTALVAVTVGLRLVYAQIPFKEALFLLLLAPEFYLPLRLLGSQFHAGLAGVSAARRIFAVLDMAGPCTTPAPAVADVRVKSLPRGAETGNLPPGRESRVRQPGLHIVLAGVHYTYPDRERPALEEVSLELRPGEKVALVGPSGGGKSTIAHLLLRFLEPDRGLITVNGFPLNQIPLVEWRRQVALVPQHPYLFSGTIADNILLGRPEASREEVVAAARLAGAHEFIAALPRGYDTPIGERGLRLSGGQARRLAIARAILKDAPLLILDEATANLDPATDQLIQAALDRLMENRTVLIIAHRLSTVYRADRIVVLASGRVVEAGRHEALMARQGAYYRLVTAFHCAAGRVKVSSAPANSLHSGSLTGAVDYTFRHDRRESVSMAARSARSLDMPYFSCRQKHHQPEGTPAPGLQNCTALYRQLPPAYFKRRTTTSTCIRLLGLLAPFWAAILGATLLEFFTIASNVGLMATAAFLIASAALHPPVSDLMLPIVGVRFFGISRAASRYLERYVNHSVTLHILSQLQVSFYRALEPLVPARLPDHHSGDLLSRVVADVATLENFYLRVLAPPLVALLVMVAVFVFLAHFAIKPALAWLLFFLGAGIIAPLGLKAAGRLATRQQGEVRAALNAALVDTVQGMPEILACGYARQQQERIAALSRELLVLQGREAGVAGLAAAVSGLAMNLALWFVLVLAIPLVASGQLDGVYLAMLALGAAGSFEAVLPLAMIPQRLEASLAAARRLFALTDTRPAVQDPPGPPPQAANYHLEVKGLRFRYAPGEPWVLDGLDFTVPEGGRVAIVGPSGAGKSTLVNLLLRFWDYEEGSIRLGGYELKVYPPEELRRLIAVVSQQTHLFHATIAENLLLARPGASREEIRQAAREARLDEFIQSLPGGYETCIGEEGLKLSGGQRQRLAIARALLKNAPILVLDEATSGLDPVTEEEVMQAIYRLMAGRTTLVITHRLAGLEAMDEILVLDKGRVVQRGRHEELLRQEGLYRRMWELQHEVLELDS; from the coding sequence TTGCTGCTGGAAAGGAACCTCCTGGGCGAAGCACGCCGGGTGCGCTGGCACCTGGCCGTGACCATCGGCCTGGGCCTGGCGGCCGGCTTGCTGGCCATCCTGCAGGCCGGTTACCTGGCCCGGGTGGTGAACGGGGTCTTCCTGGAAGGGCAGGATCTGCGGGGTGTCTGGCACTGGCTCATGGCCCTCCTGGGCATCATTTTCCTCCGGGCGGGCCTGGCCTGGGGTGTAGAAGTGGCGGCCCACCGGGCCGCGGCCCGGATCAAATATGACCTGCGCCGGCGCCTGGTGGGCCACATCCTGGCCGTAGGTCCGTTACCTTTGAAGGATGAGCATACCGGGGAGCTGGTCAATGTCCTGGTTGAAGGAATTGAGGACCTGGAGGCTTATTTTGCCCGCTATTTGCCCCAACTGGCCCTGGCGGCCCTGGTGCCCCTGATGGTCCTTGGTTTCGTCTTCCCCCTGGACCTGTTTTCCGGCCTGCTCCTCCTTTTTACCGCCCCCCTGCTTCCCCTGTTCATGTTCCTTATCGGCAACCGGGCAGAAGCCCTCACTCAACAGCAGTGGCAAACTCTGAGCAGCCTGAGCGGCCATTTCCTGGATGTGCTGCAGGGCCTTACCACCCTGAAAATCTTCGGCCGCAGCAAGGAGCAAGCTGAAGTCCTGGCCCGCCTCAGTGACCGTTTCCGGTCCACCACCCTGGGAGTGCTGCGAGTGGCCTTTCTATCGGCCCTGGTGCTGGAACTCGTAGCTACCATCAGCACCGCCCTGGTGGCTGTCACCGTGGGACTGCGCCTGGTTTATGCCCAAATACCCTTTAAAGAGGCCCTTTTCCTCTTGCTGCTGGCCCCGGAATTCTACCTGCCCCTGCGCCTCCTGGGCAGCCAGTTTCATGCCGGCCTGGCCGGCGTCAGCGCCGCCCGACGGATCTTCGCCGTTCTGGATATGGCAGGCCCTTGCACTACCCCGGCCCCGGCAGTAGCGGACGTGAGGGTCAAATCCCTGCCTCGAGGCGCGGAAACAGGAAATCTCCCGCCGGGCAGGGAAAGCCGCGTACGGCAGCCGGGGCTGCATATTGTCCTGGCAGGGGTTCATTATACTTACCCGGATAGGGAGCGGCCGGCCCTGGAAGAGGTCTCCCTGGAACTCCGGCCGGGGGAAAAGGTGGCCCTGGTTGGTCCCAGCGGCGGGGGGAAAAGCACCATCGCCCACCTGCTCCTGCGTTTCCTGGAGCCCGACCGCGGGCTGATTACCGTCAACGGCTTTCCTTTAAACCAGATCCCCCTGGTGGAATGGCGCCGGCAAGTGGCTCTGGTTCCCCAGCATCCCTACCTTTTCAGCGGTACTATAGCCGACAATATCCTCCTGGGACGTCCGGAAGCCTCGCGGGAGGAAGTGGTGGCCGCGGCCCGCCTCGCCGGGGCCCATGAGTTCATTGCCGCCCTGCCCCGGGGTTATGATACGCCCATCGGTGAGCGGGGGCTGCGCTTGAGCGGCGGCCAGGCGCGGCGCCTGGCCATTGCTCGGGCCATTTTGAAGGACGCCCCCTTACTGATCCTGGACGAAGCTACGGCCAACCTGGATCCAGCCACTGACCAGCTAATCCAGGCGGCCCTGGATCGCCTGATGGAAAACCGCACGGTGCTGATTATCGCCCACCGCCTCAGCACCGTCTACCGGGCGGACCGCATCGTGGTCCTGGCCTCCGGCCGGGTGGTGGAGGCAGGACGGCACGAGGCATTAATGGCGCGGCAGGGTGCCTATTACCGCCTGGTCACAGCCTTTCATTGCGCAGCCGGAAGGGTGAAGGTTAGCTCAGCGCCCGCTAACTCGCTCCATTCCGGAAGCCTCACCGGAGCGGTGGACTATACCTTCAGGCATGACCGGCGTGAATCCGTTAGCATGGCCGCCCGCTCCGCACGCTCTCTCGATATGCCGTACTTTTCATGCCGCCAAAAACATCACCAGCCTGAAGGCACGCCTGCCCCTGGCCTCCAGAACTGCACCGCCCTGTACCGACAGTTACCCCCTGCCTATTTTAAGCGGAGAACTACCACCAGCACTTGCATCCGTCTCCTGGGTTTGCTTGCTCCCTTTTGGGCCGCTATACTGGGAGCCACCCTGCTTGAATTTTTTACCATAGCCAGCAACGTCGGCCTCATGGCCACCGCGGCCTTTCTCATTGCCAGCGCCGCCCTCCACCCGCCGGTTTCAGACCTCATGCTCCCCATCGTCGGGGTGCGCTTTTTTGGTATCTCCCGGGCCGCCAGCCGTTACCTGGAACGTTATGTAAACCATAGCGTCACCCTGCACATCCTTAGCCAACTGCAGGTTTCCTTTTACCGGGCCCTTGAGCCCCTGGTCCCGGCCCGGCTGCCGGACCACCACAGTGGCGACCTGTTGAGCCGGGTCGTGGCCGATGTGGCGACCCTGGAAAACTTTTATCTCCGCGTCCTGGCCCCGCCCCTGGTAGCCCTGCTGGTCATGGTGGCCGTTTTCGTTTTCCTGGCCCATTTTGCCATCAAACCGGCCCTGGCCTGGCTGTTATTTTTTCTCGGGGCCGGCATCATCGCGCCCCTGGGCCTCAAGGCTGCCGGCCGGCTGGCGACCCGGCAGCAGGGAGAAGTACGGGCGGCCCTTAACGCCGCCCTGGTGGATACCGTTCAAGGCATGCCTGAAATCCTGGCCTGCGGATACGCCAGGCAGCAGCAGGAACGCATCGCCGCCTTGAGCCGGGAACTGCTGGTTCTCCAGGGCCGCGAGGCGGGGGTGGCCGGCCTGGCGGCCGCCGTGTCAGGCCTGGCCATGAACCTGGCCCTGTGGTTCGTCCTGGTGCTGGCCATCCCCCTGGTGGCCAGCGGACAACTGGACGGCGTTTACCTGGCCATGCTGGCCCTTGGAGCGGCTGGCAGCTTTGAGGCCGTCCTGCCCCTGGCCATGATACCCCAGCGCCTGGAAGCAAGCCTGGCTGCAGCCCGGCGGCTCTTTGCCCTTACCGATACCCGGCCTGCCGTCCAGGACCCGCCCGGCCCGCCGCCGCAGGCGGCAAACTACCACCTGGAGGTAAAAGGACTGCGCTTTCGCTACGCCCCGGGAGAACCCTGGGTCCTGGACGGCCTCGACTTTACCGTGCCCGAAGGGGGCCGGGTGGCTATCGTCGGTCCCAGCGGGGCCGGGAAAAGCACATTAGTAAACCTGCTCCTGCGCTTCTGGGATTACGAGGAAGGATCTATCCGCCTGGGTGGGTATGAACTCAAGGTCTATCCCCCGGAAGAGTTGCGCCGCTTGATAGCTGTAGTTTCCCAGCAAACCCATCTCTTCCATGCCACCATTGCCGAAAACCTCCTACTGGCCAGGCCTGGTGCCAGCCGGGAGGAGATCCGGCAGGCCGCACGGGAGGCCAGACTGGACGAATTTATCCAGAGCCTGCCCGGGGGATATGAAACCTGTATCGGTGAAGAGGGATTGAAACTCTCCGGGGGCCAGCGCCAGCGTCTGGCCATCGCCCGCGCCCTTTTGAAAAACGCCCCCATCCTGGTGCTGGATGAGGCCACATCGGGCCTGGACCCGGTGACTGAGGAGGAAGTAATGCAGGCTATCTACCGTTTAATGGCCGGCCGGACCACCCTGGTCATAACCCACCGCCTGGCGGGCCTGGAGGCCATGGATGAGATCCTGGTCCTGGATAAAGGGCGGGTCGTCCAGCGGGGACGGCATGAGGAACTTCTCCGGCAAGAGGGGCTTTACCGCCGGATGTGGGAGCTGCAGCACGAAGTATTGGAGCTGGACAGTTAG
- a CDS encoding type II toxin-antitoxin system HicA family toxin: protein MSIKRRDLIRYFEVNGFYLLREGANHSIYTNGIKTVPVKRHRTLDRITANELCKQAGLKPIF from the coding sequence GTGTCTATAAAACGTCGGGACTTGATTCGTTACTTTGAGGTAAATGGTTTTTATTTACTACGGGAAGGTGCTAACCATTCAATCTATACCAATGGTATAAAAACGGTACCTGTTAAAAGGCACCGCACGCTGGACCGGATTACAGCCAATGAACTTTGCAAGCAGGCAGGTTTAAAGCCAATATTTTAA
- the hpt gene encoding hypoxanthine phosphoribosyltransferase — MQDDIAKVLVSAAEIKKRVKEMGAAISRDYAGKDLLVVGILKGAIIFLADLVREITIPLQLDFMAVSSYGAGTTTSGAVRILKDLEVPVEDKHLLIVEDIVDTGLTLKYLLENLKARKPLSVRSCTILDKPERRLVDVHVDYSGFSIPDYFVVGYGLDYAQKYRHLPDICILKPEVYNGQR, encoded by the coding sequence TTGCAGGATGACATTGCTAAAGTCTTGGTTAGCGCCGCTGAGATAAAAAAACGGGTTAAAGAAATGGGCGCGGCCATTAGCCGCGATTATGCCGGCAAGGACCTGCTGGTGGTGGGTATCCTCAAAGGGGCGATTATTTTCCTCGCCGACCTGGTGCGGGAGATTACCATTCCCCTCCAGCTCGATTTTATGGCTGTTTCCAGTTACGGCGCCGGGACCACTACGTCGGGAGCAGTGCGCATCTTGAAGGATCTGGAAGTGCCGGTGGAAGATAAGCACCTCCTGATTGTGGAGGATATTGTTGATACCGGTCTGACTTTAAAATACCTGCTGGAAAATTTAAAGGCCCGCAAACCTTTAAGTGTGCGCTCCTGCACCATTCTGGACAAGCCCGAGCGGCGGCTGGTGGATGTCCATGTCGATTACAGCGGTTTTTCCATCCCGGATTATTTTGTTGTTGGTTACGGCCTTGATTATGCCCAGAAATACCGCCATTTGCCGGACATCTGCATTTTAAAACCGGAGGTTTACAACGGGCAGAGATGA
- the guaA gene encoding glutamine-hydrolyzing GMP synthase → MMRENKQPAEIVLVLDFGGQYNQLIARRIREAGVYSEMIPFNTPLEEILARRPKGIVFSGGPASVYSPGAPRIDRALYESGIPILGICYGMQLMAHDLGGRVEAAAGREYGKTELEVTTDDILFAGLPRTMQCWMSHGDYISAPPPGFRVTARSAYTPVAAMSDPGRRLYGVQFHPEVKHTPLGQEMLRRFLFQVCGCRGDWSVSSFIEEQVAAIRERVGDGRVLCALSGGVDSSVAAALVHRAVGDRLTCVFVNHGLLRQGEAEQVQKTFGQALKVNLIYVDAGERFLAKLAGVTDPEEKRKIIGHEFIRVFEEEARKLGKVDFLVQGTLYPDVIESGTETAAVIKSHHNVGGLPEDMELELIEPLRLLFKDEVRRVGEELGLPEEIVWRQPFPGPGLAIRILGEVTPEKLAILRQADAIVTEEIRRAGLYREIWQSFAVLPSMKSVGVMGDERTYAYPIVVRAVTSDDAMTADWARLPYELLERISSRIVNEVRHVNRVVYDITSKPPATIEWE, encoded by the coding sequence ATGATGCGAGAAAACAAGCAACCTGCGGAAATAGTCCTGGTCCTGGACTTCGGCGGCCAGTACAACCAGTTGATTGCCCGGCGCATCCGCGAAGCCGGGGTTTACTCGGAAATGATCCCCTTTAATACGCCCCTGGAGGAGATCCTGGCCCGGCGGCCCAAAGGTATTGTCTTTTCCGGCGGGCCGGCCAGCGTTTACAGCCCGGGGGCGCCCCGCATTGACCGGGCTCTATATGAGAGCGGCATCCCCATTTTAGGCATATGCTATGGCATGCAGCTCATGGCCCACGACCTGGGGGGCCGGGTGGAGGCAGCCGCAGGGCGGGAATACGGTAAGACCGAGCTTGAAGTAACGACTGACGACATCCTCTTTGCCGGGTTACCCCGGACCATGCAGTGCTGGATGAGCCACGGCGACTATATCAGTGCCCCGCCGCCGGGCTTTAGGGTAACGGCCCGCTCGGCCTACACGCCGGTGGCGGCCATGAGCGACCCGGGGCGCCGGCTTTACGGCGTCCAGTTTCACCCGGAGGTCAAGCACACGCCCCTGGGCCAGGAAATGCTCCGCCGCTTCCTCTTCCAGGTGTGCGGCTGCCGCGGTGACTGGTCGGTCAGCTCCTTTATCGAAGAGCAGGTAGCGGCTATCCGGGAGCGGGTGGGTGACGGCCGGGTGCTGTGCGCCCTGAGCGGCGGCGTTGATTCTTCCGTGGCCGCGGCCCTGGTGCACCGGGCCGTGGGCGACCGTTTAACCTGCGTCTTTGTCAATCATGGCCTCCTGCGCCAGGGCGAGGCGGAACAGGTGCAAAAGACCTTCGGCCAGGCCCTGAAGGTGAACCTGATCTATGTCGACGCCGGTGAGCGTTTCCTGGCCAAACTGGCAGGAGTAACCGACCCGGAAGAGAAGCGCAAGATTATCGGCCACGAGTTTATCCGCGTCTTTGAAGAGGAGGCCAGGAAACTGGGGAAAGTGGATTTCCTGGTCCAGGGAACCTTATATCCTGACGTCATCGAAAGCGGCACCGAAACGGCGGCCGTTATCAAAAGCCACCATAACGTCGGCGGCCTGCCGGAAGACATGGAGCTGGAGCTAATCGAGCCGCTGCGGCTTTTGTTCAAAGACGAGGTGCGCCGGGTGGGGGAGGAACTGGGCCTGCCCGAGGAAATAGTCTGGCGCCAGCCCTTCCCCGGGCCGGGACTGGCCATCCGCATCCTGGGGGAGGTTACACCGGAAAAGCTGGCGATTTTACGCCAGGCGGATGCCATTGTAACCGAAGAGATCCGGCGGGCCGGGCTCTACCGGGAAATCTGGCAGTCATTTGCTGTTTTGCCCTCCATGAAAAGCGTGGGTGTTATGGGCGACGAGCGTACCTATGCCTACCCCATCGTCGTCCGGGCCGTGACCAGCGACGATGCCATGACAGCCGACTGGGCGCGGCTTCCTTATGAATTGCTAGAGCGCATCTCGTCCCGCATCGTCAACGAGGTGCGCCATGTCAACCGGGTGGTTTACGACATCACCTCCAAGCCGCCGGCAACCATAGAGTGGGAGTAG
- the pabB gene encoding aminodeoxychorismate synthase component I — translation MTTALPIVTEVKAPADPEALYAALAGGRENSFLLESALFHPRWGRYSFLGSDPFLVVKTKGYQARLSSPGQPVQTLTGNPWEIIRSLIAPYILPRREQPIPFTGGIVGYLAYDLGRYIEKLPSQAADDLPFPESYLAFYSTIVAIDHHEERVYVAASGFPATGPAAVKEALARIKEITARLQKVRPLPPPAGADGIRTPVNSLFTPESYCRAVTRAKEYIAAGDIFEVNLSQRLQTELAVEPWELYRCLRRVNPAPFAAYLSLKEGTIASASPERFLRVSQGQVETRPIKGTRPRGRTPAEDAALRQELWNSAKDRAELVMIIDLERNDLGRVCQVGSVRVPELFVLEEYATVFHLVSTITGTLQPGRDMVDLWRATFPGGSITGAPKVRSMEIIEELEPVRRSVYTGAIGYLGFDGEADWNIVIRTFLLAGGRAYFQVGGAVTADSEPEREYQETLDKARGLILALGL, via the coding sequence ATGACTACCGCATTACCCATTGTAACCGAAGTTAAGGCGCCCGCCGACCCGGAGGCCCTTTATGCCGCCCTCGCCGGCGGCCGGGAAAACAGCTTTCTGCTGGAAAGCGCCCTTTTTCACCCCCGCTGGGGCCGCTATTCCTTTTTAGGCAGCGACCCCTTCCTGGTAGTCAAAACCAAGGGCTACCAGGCCCGGCTCTCCTCTCCCGGTCAACCGGTGCAAACCCTTACCGGCAATCCCTGGGAAATCATCCGCTCCCTTATAGCCCCCTACATCCTCCCCCGGCGAGAACAACCCATTCCTTTCACCGGTGGCATTGTCGGCTACCTGGCCTATGACCTGGGCCGTTACATCGAGAAGCTGCCCTCACAGGCTGCCGACGACCTGCCCTTCCCGGAAAGTTACCTGGCTTTCTATAGTACCATCGTAGCCATCGATCATCACGAGGAAAGGGTCTACGTGGCTGCCAGCGGTTTTCCGGCTACCGGTCCCGCTGCCGTAAAAGAAGCCCTGGCCCGGATAAAGGAAATAACTGCGCGCCTGCAAAAGGTAAGACCCCTGCCGCCCCCGGCAGGAGCAGACGGCATCAGAACACCCGTTAACTCCCTTTTTACTCCCGAATCTTATTGCCGGGCCGTCACCAGGGCAAAGGAATATATTGCCGCCGGAGATATTTTTGAAGTAAACTTATCCCAGCGCCTGCAGACAGAGCTTGCTGTAGAACCCTGGGAGCTTTACCGGTGCCTGCGGCGGGTTAACCCGGCTCCCTTTGCCGCCTACCTGTCCTTAAAAGAAGGCACCATCGCCAGCGCCTCGCCGGAAAGGTTTTTGCGGGTCAGTCAAGGCCAGGTAGAAACGCGGCCCATTAAAGGCACCCGGCCCCGGGGCCGGACCCCGGCCGAAGATGCTGCCTTACGCCAGGAGTTATGGAACAGTGCCAAGGACCGGGCCGAACTGGTGATGATCATCGACCTGGAAAGGAACGACCTGGGCCGGGTCTGCCAGGTAGGGTCGGTGCGGGTGCCGGAGCTTTTTGTCCTGGAAGAATACGCCACCGTTTTCCACCTGGTAAGCACCATCACCGGCACCCTGCAGCCCGGCAGGGATATGGTGGACTTGTGGCGGGCCACCTTTCCCGGAGGTTCCATTACCGGGGCACCAAAAGTACGTTCCATGGAAATCATCGAAGAACTGGAGCCGGTAAGGCGCAGCGTCTATACCGGCGCCATCGGCTACCTGGGTTTTGACGGCGAAGCCGACTGGAATATCGTCATCCGCACCTTTCTCCTGGCCGGCGGCCGGGCCTATTTCCAGGTCGGCGGCGCCGTCACGGCCGACTCAGAGCCAGAGAGGGAGTACCAGGAAACCCTGGACAAAGCCCGGGGACTGATCCTGGCCCTGGGATTATGA
- the gmk gene encoding guanylate kinase, with amino-acid sequence MVQELIKDLVVNFQIKDKRNRNGYFFVVSGPSGVGKNTLLNYALERVRGIYYLPSITTRPMRPGEAQGFPYFFVSKADFEAMIAQGAFLEWKQIHSGDYYGTHLPTIVYALENGYDIITDMDVLGCVEVMERFPENVVPIFIAPPNMEELRQRLAGREKDAGVIARRLERVDMEMGYVDRYRHVIINDDLERAGKELVRILEQYSQSGTKK; translated from the coding sequence ATGGTACAAGAACTTATTAAAGACCTGGTAGTCAATTTCCAGATTAAAGATAAGAGAAACAGGAATGGTTACTTTTTCGTCGTTTCCGGGCCTTCCGGGGTGGGAAAAAATACCCTGTTGAACTATGCCCTGGAGCGGGTCCGGGGTATATACTACCTGCCCTCAATAACCACCCGCCCCATGCGACCGGGGGAAGCCCAGGGCTTCCCGTATTTTTTTGTCAGTAAAGCTGATTTTGAAGCAATGATCGCTCAGGGAGCCTTCCTGGAATGGAAGCAGATTCATTCCGGGGACTACTACGGTACCCATTTACCGACAATTGTTTATGCCCTGGAGAACGGCTATGACATTATTACCGACATGGATGTCCTGGGATGCGTTGAGGTCATGGAGCGCTTCCCTGAAAATGTCGTCCCGATTTTTATTGCCCCGCCAAATATGGAAGAATTGCGCCAGCGGCTGGCCGGGAGGGAAAAGGACGCCGGGGTGATAGCCAGAAGGCTGGAACGGGTGGATATGGAAATGGGCTATGTCGATAGGTACCGGCACGTGATTATTAATGATGACCTGGAGCGGGCCGGGAAAGAGCTGGTCCGGATTTTAGAGCAATATTCCCAAAGTGGTACTAAAAAGTAA
- a CDS encoding aminotransferase class IV — MPAAIVYLNGSLQPLAETAISPADPGFLYGAGLFETIRIEKGRALFLAEHLQRLTSSARRLGWPVPETSGLPAAIQATIAANQVTTGRGRLNFFQGGQGYNLMFTAENGLPYTPEDYRKGCRAAIVTIRRNQHSPLAGLKTMNYLENLLALAEARKKGAREALLLNLDGNLAEGSRSNLFLIQQDTLYTPDLASGPLPGLARARVLKLAAGLGLAVKEEPLKPEALLAAGEAFLTNSLMEILPLTWVDGRPVGNGRPGPVTALLQARYREEKFIDRTLN; from the coding sequence ATGCCTGCAGCAATCGTCTACCTTAACGGCTCTCTCCAGCCCCTGGCAGAAACGGCAATCAGCCCCGCCGATCCTGGTTTTCTGTACGGGGCGGGGTTATTTGAAACAATCCGCATCGAAAAGGGCAGGGCCCTTTTTCTCGCCGAACACCTTCAACGTCTTACCAGCAGTGCCCGGCGCCTGGGCTGGCCTGTACCCGAAACCTCCGGCCTCCCAGCAGCTATCCAGGCTACCATCGCCGCCAACCAGGTGACCACCGGCCGCGGCCGCCTGAACTTTTTCCAGGGCGGCCAGGGCTACAACCTGATGTTTACGGCCGAAAACGGCCTGCCCTATACACCGGAAGATTACCGCAAAGGCTGCCGGGCTGCCATAGTCACCATTCGCCGCAACCAGCACTCTCCCCTGGCCGGCCTCAAGACCATGAACTACCTGGAAAACCTCCTGGCCCTGGCCGAAGCCCGGAAGAAGGGTGCCCGGGAGGCCCTGCTTTTGAACCTTGACGGTAATCTGGCCGAAGGCAGCCGCAGCAACCTCTTTCTTATCCAGCAAGATACCCTTTATACTCCCGACCTGGCCAGCGGCCCCCTGCCCGGCCTGGCCCGGGCCCGGGTGCTAAAACTCGCCGCCGGCCTGGGCCTGGCGGTGAAGGAAGAACCCTTAAAGCCCGAGGCTCTCCTGGCTGCCGGGGAGGCCTTTCTCACCAACAGCTTGATGGAGATCCTTCCCCTGACATGGGTGGACGGCCGGCCCGTCGGCAACGGCCGGCCCGGCCCGGTGACAGCATTGCTCCAAGCCAGGTACAGGGAAGAAAAATTTATAGACAGGACCTTGAATTAA
- a CDS encoding C40 family peptidase produces the protein MKKWGKYCLTTALTGSFIFAAAGVALAQPYEVKRGDTLWALARRYGVTVEQIQAANNLHSSLILVGQVLEIPAAHPSPAAERRDTSSASRGQETSPATTGKRVATIARKYIGVPYRWAGTSPSGFDCSGFTWYVFRQVGIDLPRTASDQATSGRQVDKDSLQVGDLVFFDTNGKGISHVGIYLGDGKFISASSSRGVAIDNIDDPYYWGRRYRGARRVI, from the coding sequence TTGAAGAAGTGGGGTAAATACTGCCTGACCACCGCCCTGACCGGTTCTTTTATTTTTGCAGCCGCCGGGGTGGCCCTGGCCCAGCCCTATGAAGTAAAAAGGGGCGATACCTTGTGGGCCCTGGCCCGCCGTTACGGTGTTACCGTAGAACAGATCCAGGCGGCCAACAACCTTCATTCTTCGTTAATTTTAGTTGGACAGGTCCTGGAAATTCCCGCGGCCCATCCTTCCCCCGCGGCAGAACGCCGGGATACCTCCTCTGCCTCCCGCGGGCAAGAAACCAGCCCTGCCACCACCGGCAAACGAGTGGCCACCATCGCCCGTAAATATATTGGTGTCCCCTACCGCTGGGCGGGGACAAGCCCCAGCGGGTTTGACTGTTCGGGTTTTACCTGGTATGTTTTCCGGCAGGTGGGTATTGATTTGCCCCGTACCGCTTCCGACCAGGCCACCAGTGGCAGACAGGTCGATAAGGATAGTCTCCAGGTGGGCGACCTGGTATTTTTCGATACCAATGGTAAGGGTATTAGCCACGTTGGCATTTACCTGGGTGATGGCAAGTTCATCAGCGCCTCCAGTTCCCGGGGGGTAGCTATTGATAACATTGATGACCCCTACTACTGGGGACGGCGCTACCGCGGCGCCCGGCGGGTGATATAA
- a CDS encoding type II toxin-antitoxin system HicB family antitoxin, whose amino-acid sequence MLSNYTARYTKISSGYLGQLVEWPEVITEGKTLEECREMLKDALREMILAYRQQKKEIPLGGALLEQVPVEF is encoded by the coding sequence ATGCTCAGCAACTATACGGCACGTTATACAAAGATCAGTTCAGGTTACCTGGGGCAACTGGTCGAGTGGCCTGAGGTAATAACTGAAGGGAAAACCCTGGAAGAATGTAGAGAAATGCTTAAGGATGCCCTTCGGGAGATGATTCTGGCCTATCGCCAGCAAAAGAAAGAAATTCCCCTTGGAGGCGCTTTATTAGAACAGGTGCCGGTGGAGTTTTAG